In Pseudomonas fluorescens, the following are encoded in one genomic region:
- a CDS encoding branched-chain amino acid ABC transporter substrate-binding protein, with product MTKATKQISKLFAAMVLAGVASHSFAADTIKIGIAGPKTGPVAQYGDMQFSGAKMAIEQINAKGGVDGKQLVAVEYDDACDPKQAVAVANKVVNDGVKFVVGHLCSSSTQPASDIYEDEGVIMITPAATSPDITARGYKMVFRTIGLDSAQGPAAGNYIADFVKPKIVAVLHDKQQYGEGIASAVKKTLEGKGVKVAVFEGINAGDKDFSSMIAKLKQANVDFVYYGGYHPELGLILRQSQEKGLKAKFMGPEGVGNDSISQIAKDASEGLLVTLPKSFDQDPANVALADAFKAKKEDPSGPFVFPAYSAVTVIADGIKAAKSEDTAKVAEAIHAGTFKTPTGDLSFDEKGDLKDFKFVVYEWHFGKPKTEAKPQ from the coding sequence ATGACTAAGGCTACTAAGCAGATTTCCAAACTGTTTGCCGCTATGGTTCTGGCCGGGGTTGCCAGCCATTCGTTCGCAGCTGACACCATCAAGATCGGCATCGCCGGCCCTAAAACCGGCCCTGTAGCCCAATACGGCGACATGCAGTTCAGTGGCGCCAAAATGGCCATCGAACAGATCAACGCCAAAGGCGGCGTAGACGGCAAGCAACTCGTAGCCGTTGAATACGATGACGCCTGTGATCCAAAACAAGCGGTAGCGGTCGCGAACAAGGTCGTCAACGACGGCGTCAAGTTCGTAGTCGGTCACCTGTGCTCCAGCTCCACTCAACCGGCTTCGGACATCTACGAAGACGAAGGCGTGATCATGATCACCCCGGCTGCCACCAGCCCGGACATCACCGCCCGTGGTTACAAAATGGTATTCCGCACCATCGGTCTGGACAGCGCCCAAGGCCCTGCCGCCGGTAACTACATCGCCGATTTCGTAAAGCCGAAAATCGTTGCCGTCCTGCACGACAAACAGCAATACGGTGAAGGCATCGCCAGCGCCGTGAAGAAAACCCTGGAAGGCAAAGGCGTCAAGGTTGCCGTGTTCGAAGGCATCAACGCCGGCGACAAGGACTTCTCGTCGATGATCGCCAAGCTCAAGCAAGCCAACGTCGACTTCGTCTACTACGGCGGCTACCACCCGGAGCTGGGTCTGATCCTGCGTCAATCCCAGGAAAAAGGCCTGAAAGCCAAGTTCATGGGTCCGGAAGGCGTGGGTAACGACTCCATTTCGCAGATCGCCAAGGACGCTTCCGAAGGCCTGCTGGTGACCCTGCCGAAATCCTTCGACCAGGATCCGGCCAACGTTGCCCTGGCTGATGCGTTCAAAGCCAAGAAAGAAGATCCAAGCGGTCCGTTCGTGTTCCCGGCCTACTCGGCTGTGACCGTGATCGCCGACGGCATCAAGGCTGCCAAGTCCGAAGACACTGCCAAAGTGGCTGAAGCCATCCACGCCGGCACCTTCAAGACGCCTACCGGCGACCTGAGCTTCGACGAGAAAGGCGACCTGAAAGACTTCAAATTCGTGGTTTACGAGTGGCACTTCGGCAAACCAAAAACTGAAGCCAAGCCTCAGTAA
- a CDS encoding DUF2288 domain-containing protein, translating into MNQEPSTLYAKLLGETASITWKELEPFFAKGALLWVDPGLDLIAAAEAVAQDEGEKVAAWLAADKLAKLSETRALDLFERDPQLWAVVVSPWILVQERTQA; encoded by the coding sequence ATGAATCAAGAACCTAGCACCCTCTATGCCAAGCTGCTTGGTGAAACCGCATCTATTACATGGAAAGAGCTGGAGCCGTTCTTCGCCAAGGGTGCCCTATTGTGGGTCGATCCCGGCCTGGATTTGATCGCCGCCGCCGAGGCCGTGGCCCAGGATGAAGGGGAGAAAGTGGCTGCCTGGCTGGCCGCTGACAAGCTCGCCAAGCTGTCTGAAACACGGGCGCTGGATCTTTTCGAGCGTGATCCGCAGTTGTGGGCAGTGGTTGTTTCGCCGTGGATTCTGGTCCAGGAAAGGACGCAAGCTTAA
- a CDS encoding NAD(P)-dependent oxidoreductase, with product MMSTLPSLGFAGIGLMGLPMCRRLLAAGYPLAVWNRNPDKCKPLVEAGARQVASPAELCQHADVVMLCLADTSVVREVVFGPAGIVEGAKKGQLLVDFSSLEPNATREMAAELAGKTGMGWLDTPVSGGVVGAEAGSLAIMVGGDVQDLERVRPVLLNLGQRVTHMGGVGAGQVTKACNQMIVACNALVIAEVVALAERSGVDASLIAEALAGGFADSKPLQILAPQMAENRFEPVKWHVRTLLKDLDTAVKFSREQGSATPISGLAAQLMRLHGSQGFLEKDPSTLVQMYREPGSAS from the coding sequence ATGATGTCAACGCTACCTTCGCTAGGGTTTGCCGGGATCGGCCTGATGGGGCTGCCGATGTGCCGGCGCCTGCTGGCCGCGGGTTATCCGCTGGCGGTATGGAATCGCAATCCGGACAAGTGCAAGCCGCTGGTGGAGGCGGGCGCGCGCCAGGTCGCCAGCCCGGCCGAACTGTGTCAGCACGCTGACGTGGTGATGCTGTGCCTGGCGGATACGTCGGTGGTACGCGAGGTGGTGTTTGGTCCTGCAGGCATTGTGGAGGGAGCAAAAAAAGGCCAGCTGCTGGTGGATTTCTCCAGCCTGGAGCCCAATGCCACGCGGGAAATGGCCGCAGAACTTGCTGGTAAAACCGGCATGGGTTGGCTCGACACGCCGGTATCCGGTGGCGTGGTCGGTGCCGAAGCTGGAAGCCTGGCGATCATGGTCGGCGGTGACGTACAGGATCTGGAGCGGGTCCGGCCTGTGCTGTTGAACCTGGGGCAGCGTGTGACACACATGGGCGGCGTCGGGGCAGGGCAGGTGACCAAGGCGTGCAATCAGATGATCGTCGCTTGCAATGCATTGGTGATTGCCGAAGTGGTCGCGCTGGCGGAGCGTTCCGGGGTTGATGCCAGCCTGATCGCCGAAGCGCTGGCCGGCGGCTTTGCCGATTCGAAGCCGTTGCAGATCCTCGCCCCGCAGATGGCGGAAAACCGATTCGAGCCGGTCAAGTGGCACGTACGCACGTTGCTCAAGGATCTGGACACAGCGGTGAAGTTTTCCCGTGAACAAGGCTCGGCGACACCGATCAGCGGTCTGGCCGCGCAATTGATGCGCCTGCATGGGAGTCAGGGTTTCCTTGAAAAGGACCCGTCTACATTAGTGCAGATGTACCGTGAGCCAGGCTCAGCGTCGTGA
- a CDS encoding YkgJ family cysteine cluster protein, translated as MSEASPCLNCGACCSHFRVSFFWGECASSGGTVPDELVEQISPSRVAMLGTGCKPVRCTSLVGDVGSTVQCSIYEKRSSTCREFEASWVDGLANPDCDAARAAFGLPALQPAFETPQKQIA; from the coding sequence ATGTCCGAAGCCAGTCCGTGTCTGAATTGCGGTGCCTGCTGTTCTCATTTTCGCGTGTCATTTTTCTGGGGTGAATGCGCCTCGTCCGGAGGGACGGTACCCGATGAGCTTGTCGAACAGATCAGCCCCAGTCGGGTCGCGATGCTCGGCACCGGCTGCAAACCCGTGCGTTGCACCAGCCTGGTGGGAGACGTGGGCAGTACGGTGCAGTGCTCGATTTACGAAAAACGCTCCAGCACCTGCCGGGAATTCGAGGCTTCCTGGGTCGATGGCCTGGCCAATCCCGATTGCGACGCGGCCCGTGCCGCTTTCGGCTTGCCGGCCTTGCAACCCGCCTTCGAGACGCCTCAGAAGCAAATCGCCTGA
- a CDS encoding MFS transporter: MQNSTQAANAWRILFLLFLANLFNFFDRTIPAIIIEPIRMEWHLSDFQLGIIGTAFTIVYAIAGLPLGRMADTGSRSKLMGWGLAVWSGLTAVNGMVGSFWSFLIVRMGVGIGEASYAPAANSLIGDLFPAHRRARAMGIFMLGLPLGLLLAFFTIGAMVKAFDSWRAPFFIAAVPGLILAIFMFFIKEPKRGAAESVQVSQEKIDRPIRRVLAVPTFLWLVMAGLCFNFATYACNSFLVPMLQRYFLMPLQEAAVATGVIVGVTGLVGLTLGGWIADKIHQRVANGRLLFAAFSLVISTVCTAWALHSGRIEIGVFVAAFSLGWLFAYNFYTCVYTAIQDVVEPRLRATAMALFFAGLYLLGGGLGPVVVGALSDHFAHTAMLAAGAQQMTEAFKAVGLHDAMYLIPVALLFTVVFLFLASRCFVRDAKRMKEGLVVVVEPDSSAVTA; the protein is encoded by the coding sequence ATGCAGAACTCGACCCAAGCGGCCAATGCCTGGCGCATCCTGTTCCTGTTGTTCCTGGCCAACCTGTTCAATTTTTTCGACCGCACCATCCCGGCCATCATCATCGAGCCCATTCGCATGGAGTGGCACCTCAGTGATTTCCAGTTGGGGATCATCGGGACGGCATTCACCATCGTCTACGCCATTGCCGGCTTGCCGCTGGGGCGCATGGCCGATACCGGCTCGCGCAGCAAGCTGATGGGTTGGGGATTGGCGGTGTGGAGCGGGTTGACCGCCGTCAACGGCATGGTGGGCAGTTTCTGGAGCTTCCTGATCGTGCGCATGGGCGTCGGCATCGGCGAGGCCAGTTACGCGCCAGCCGCCAACTCGCTGATCGGCGACTTGTTTCCGGCTCACCGCCGGGCGCGGGCCATGGGGATCTTCATGCTGGGGCTGCCATTGGGACTGTTGCTGGCGTTCTTCACCATCGGCGCGATGGTCAAGGCCTTCGATAGCTGGCGAGCGCCGTTCTTTATCGCCGCGGTGCCCGGGCTGATCCTGGCGATCTTCATGTTTTTCATCAAGGAACCGAAGCGCGGCGCCGCGGAGAGCGTTCAGGTTTCGCAGGAAAAGATCGATCGGCCGATCCGTCGTGTGTTGGCCGTGCCGACCTTCCTGTGGCTGGTGATGGCCGGCCTGTGTTTCAACTTCGCCACCTATGCCTGCAACTCGTTTCTGGTGCCGATGCTGCAACGGTATTTCCTGATGCCGTTGCAAGAAGCGGCGGTCGCCACCGGGGTTATTGTTGGCGTGACCGGGTTGGTCGGCCTGACCCTCGGTGGCTGGATCGCAGACAAGATTCACCAACGGGTCGCCAACGGGCGGCTGTTGTTTGCGGCCTTCAGCCTGGTGATTTCGACGGTCTGCACCGCGTGGGCGCTGCATTCCGGGCGAATCGAGATCGGTGTGTTTGTTGCGGCGTTTAGCCTGGGTTGGTTGTTCGCCTACAACTTCTATACCTGCGTGTACACGGCGATTCAGGATGTGGTCGAGCCGCGGTTGCGGGCAACGGCGATGGCGCTGTTCTTTGCCGGGCTGTACCTGTTGGGCGGTGGCCTGGGGCCGGTGGTGGTCGGGGCCTTGTCAGATCACTTTGCCCACACGGCGATGCTCGCGGCGGGTGCGCAACAGATGACTGAGGCGTTTAAAGCGGTCGGCCTGCATGACGCGATGTACCTGATTCCGGTGGCGCTGTTGTTCACCGTAGTGTTTCTGTTCCTGGCTTCGCGGTGTTTCGTGCGCGATGCCAAGCGGATGAAGGAAGGGTTGGTGGTGGTTGTTGAGCCTGATAGTTCTGCAGTGACTGCCTAA
- the rapA gene encoding RNA polymerase-associated protein RapA — MAQQYQPGQRWISDSEAELGLGTVLAQDGRLLTVLYPATGDTRQYALRNAPLTRVRFSPGDSITHFEGWKLTVREVDDVDGLLVYHGLNGHNEVVTLPETQLSNFIQFRLASDRLFAGQIDPLAWFSLRYHTLEHTSRQLQSSLWGLGGVRAQPIAHQLHIAREVADRIAPRVLLADEVGLGKTIEAGLVIHRQLLSGRANRVLILVPENLQHQWLVEMRRRFNLQVALFDEERFIESDASNPFEDTQLALVALEWLVDDEKAQDALFAAGWDLLVVDEAHHLVWHEDQVSPEYSLVEQLAETIPGVLLLTATPEQLGQDSHFARLRLLDPNRFHDLQAFRAESENYRPVAEAVQELLDKGRLSPQAHKTIHGFLGNEGEALLAAVNDGDTEASARLVRELLDRHGTGRVLFRNTRAAVQGFPERKLHPYPLPCPDEYLELPLGDHAELYPEVSFQAQPDASEEERWWKFDPRVEWLIDQLKMLKRTKVLVICAHAETAMDLEDALRVRSGIPATVFHEGMNILERDRAAAYFADEEFGAQVLICSEIGSEGRNFQFSHHLVLFDLPSHPDLLEQRIGRLDRIGQKHIIELHVPYLETSPQERLFQWYHEALNAFLNTCPTGNALQHQFGPRLLPLLEEADDGEWQALIDEARTERERLEAELHTGRDRLLELNSGGAGEGDALVEDILEQDDQFALPIYMETLFDAFGIDSEDHSENALILKPSEKMLDASFPLGDDEGVTITYDRNQALSREDMQFITWEHPMVQGGMDLVLSGSMGNTAVALIKNKALKPGTVLLELLYVSEVVAPRSLQLGRYLPPAALRCLLDTNGNDLSARVSFETLNDQLESVPRASANKFIQAQRDQLTPRINAGEAKILPRHTERVAEAQRRLAADTEEELARLTALQAVNPTVRDSELVALRNQREQGLAMLDKAALRLEAIRVLVAG, encoded by the coding sequence ATGGCGCAGCAGTATCAACCGGGGCAACGCTGGATCAGTGACAGCGAAGCCGAGCTGGGTTTAGGCACCGTTCTGGCACAGGACGGCCGCTTGTTGACCGTGCTCTATCCGGCCACTGGCGACACTCGCCAGTACGCGCTAAGGAATGCGCCCCTCACCCGTGTGCGGTTTTCGCCGGGTGACTCCATCACTCACTTCGAAGGCTGGAAGCTGACCGTCCGCGAAGTCGATGACGTTGATGGCCTGCTGGTTTACCACGGCCTCAACGGGCATAACGAAGTGGTCACCCTGCCGGAAACCCAACTGTCGAACTTCATTCAGTTCCGCCTGGCCAGCGACCGTCTGTTCGCCGGCCAGATCGACCCGCTGGCCTGGTTCTCCCTGCGTTATCACACACTGGAACACACCAGCCGTCAGTTGCAGTCCTCTCTGTGGGGCCTGGGCGGCGTGCGTGCGCAACCCATCGCGCACCAGTTGCACATTGCCCGCGAAGTCGCCGACCGCATCGCGCCACGGGTTCTGCTGGCCGACGAAGTGGGCCTGGGCAAAACCATCGAAGCCGGCCTGGTGATCCATCGCCAATTGCTTTCGGGCCGCGCCAACCGCGTGCTGATCCTGGTTCCGGAAAACCTGCAGCACCAGTGGCTGGTAGAGATGCGCCGCCGCTTCAACCTGCAGGTCGCACTGTTCGACGAAGAACGCTTCATCGAAAGCGATGCCAGCAACCCCTTCGAAGACACCCAACTCGCGCTGGTCGCGCTTGAGTGGCTGGTGGACGACGAGAAAGCCCAGGACGCGCTGTTCGCGGCAGGCTGGGACTTGCTGGTGGTCGACGAAGCTCACCACCTGGTATGGCACGAAGATCAGGTCAGCCCTGAGTATTCCCTGGTCGAGCAACTCGCCGAAACCATTCCCGGCGTGCTGCTGTTGACCGCCACCCCGGAACAACTGGGCCAGGACAGCCACTTCGCCCGTCTGCGTCTGCTCGACCCGAACCGCTTCCACGACCTGCAGGCCTTCCGTGCCGAGAGCGAAAACTATCGCCCGGTGGCTGAAGCCGTTCAGGAGTTGCTGGACAAGGGACGCCTGTCGCCGCAAGCCCACAAGACCATCCACGGATTCCTCGGCAACGAAGGCGAAGCCCTGCTGGCCGCCGTCAACGATGGCGACACCGAAGCCAGCGCGCGCCTCGTGCGTGAATTACTCGACCGCCACGGCACCGGCCGCGTGCTGTTCCGTAACACCCGCGCCGCCGTGCAGGGTTTCCCGGAGCGTAAGCTGCACCCGTACCCACTGCCATGCCCGGACGAATACCTCGAACTGCCGTTGGGCGATCACGCCGAACTGTACCCGGAAGTCAGCTTCCAGGCCCAACCGGACGCCAGCGAAGAAGAACGCTGGTGGAAGTTCGACCCACGCGTCGAGTGGCTGATCGATCAACTGAAGATGCTCAAGCGCACCAAAGTGCTGGTGATCTGCGCCCACGCCGAAACCGCCATGGACCTGGAAGACGCCCTGCGCGTGCGTTCCGGCATCCCGGCCACGGTGTTCCACGAGGGCATGAACATCCTCGAGCGTGACCGCGCCGCCGCCTACTTCGCCGACGAAGAATTTGGTGCGCAGGTGTTGATCTGCTCGGAAATCGGCAGTGAAGGTCGCAACTTCCAGTTCTCCCATCACCTGGTGCTGTTCGACCTGCCGTCCCACCCGGACCTGCTGGAACAACGTATCGGTCGTCTGGACCGGATTGGCCAGAAGCACATCATCGAACTGCATGTGCCGTACCTGGAAACCAGCCCGCAAGAGCGCCTGTTCCAGTGGTACCACGAAGCGCTGAACGCATTCCTCAACACCTGCCCGACCGGCAACGCCTTGCAGCACCAGTTCGGCCCGCGCCTGCTGCCGCTGCTCGAAGAGGCTGACGATGGCGAGTGGCAAGCGCTGATCGACGAAGCCCGCACCGAACGTGAGCGTCTGGAAGCCGAGCTGCACACCGGTCGCGACCGTCTGCTGGAGCTCAACTCCGGCGGCGCGGGCGAAGGCGATGCGCTGGTGGAAGATATCCTTGAGCAAGACGACCAGTTCGCCCTGCCGATCTACATGGAAACCCTGTTCGACGCCTTCGGCATCGACAGCGAAGACCATTCGGAAAACGCGCTGATCCTCAAGCCGAGCGAAAAAATGCTCGACGCCAGTTTCCCGCTGGGCGACGACGAAGGCGTGACCATCACTTACGACCGTAACCAGGCGCTGTCTCGCGAAGACATGCAGTTCATCACCTGGGAGCACCCGATGGTCCAGGGCGGCATGGATCTGGTGCTGTCCGGCTCCATGGGCAACACCGCCGTGGCGCTGATCAAGAACAAGGCGCTGAAGCCGGGCACCGTGTTGCTGGAACTGTTGTATGTCAGTGAAGTGGTTGCCCCACGCTCACTGCAACTGGGGCGCTACCTGCCACCGGCCGCCCTGCGCTGCCTGCTCGATACCAACGGCAACGACCTGTCGGCCCGCGTGTCGTTCGAAACCTTGAACGATCAGCTCGAAAGCGTGCCGCGTGCCAGCGCCAACAAGTTCATCCAGGCCCAGCGTGACCAACTGACGCCACGGATCAATGCCGGTGAAGCGAAGATCCTGCCGCGCCACACTGAGCGTGTCGCCGAGGCGCAGCGCCGCCTGGCCGCCGATACCGAGGAAGAACTGGCGCGCCTTACCGCGTTGCAAGCGGTCAACCCGACCGTGCGCGACAGTGAACTGGTAGCCCTGCGCAATCAACGCGAACAAGGCCTGGCCATGCTCGACAAGGCTGCGCTGCGACTGGAAGCGATTCGGGTGTTGGTGGCGGGTTAA